The following is a genomic window from Elaeis guineensis isolate ETL-2024a chromosome 10, EG11, whole genome shotgun sequence.
TGGTCAACCTGAAGCTTACAagggatatgttcttaattttaaGTCTTACCTGCTTGCCTTACTATTTTATGTCAATCTGCTTATTTTGCTTCTATTGTGTTTCTTTAACATAGTTCACAAGCTTAGAAGTTTATAAATAAGAGCTCACACATTTTGATGCTTATTTTTCTTCTAATTATTTCCCTGAGGTTCCACTTTTTTACTTTATGCTCATGGGTTCTGCATTGAGCTGATCCATGAGGTATGTTCAGCCACTCGGGCTCATTGGAAATTGCTTGGCAATAGTTCTGTATCAATAATTCATTTCCTAACTCTTATTCATTAACACGAGTCTCCTCATTGAGGTGATGGTCAAAAGATGTTAATAACACCAAGATATTGcatttttatgtgtccatgaggAATGTATTTATAAATATGTGTCACCATATCCTTATTCATTGTagtacaaaattaaaattttgaggcTTTTGGTTTAGTTCTCGGTCAACTTGTTGTGTTTTACCAGTAGATCTTATTTTGCTAGAGAATATTGACAGCTTTATGTCTTGTAAATTCAGGCCAAACTCTCAATATCTGGAAAGAATTTCCGGTTGACACTCATTGCTAGGCGTTCACGACATTATGCTGGCACCAGGTTATTATGTGCTATGTTTTAATATTAGTTttgtctttttctttaatttctgacAAAGGCCTGATTGGGTTGACTTAAGGGTTTATATGAGGCTGGTTTGTTATCATATACTCTAAGTCAAGGATTCAAGTCTCAGCAGGACGTCCCGTGGGATATCGAGATAGGGTACCATACCATATGTCAGGATAGGACTATCTCGTTAGAGTTCCAATATTCCAATCGGAACGTTTTGGGACATCCTCTGTCTCAAGTGTCGGGATGGGGCGGGACGGCGGCGCGTCCCGTTTAATGAAAAAATCAGGACAGTTCCATcttatgggatttaaaaccttactCAAGTACTATTTCATTGTTATCCATAGATCCACAGTCTTTGTTGACCATTCAACATTTATGTTCCATTTGACCAGGTACCTCAAGCGGGGTGTCAATGAGAAAGGTAGAGTAGCAAATGATGTTGAGACGGAACAGATAGTGTTTGAGGACACTGCTGGAGGAATTCCAACAGACATCTGTTCTATTGTCCAGAATAGGGGTTCCATACCCCTTTTTTGGTCCCAAGAAACCTCACGACTGAACCTTAAGCCTGATATTATGTGTAAGTTTTGAATATGCTGCCGGAAGGTGTCCAATATAAGATTATGATATCCTATTTGATTtgttctcacctttttcagtgcaCAAAAAGGACAAAAATTATGATGCTACTCGGCTTCATTTCGAGAATTTGGTAAAAAGATATGGAAGCCCAATAATTATTTTGAACCTGATTAAGGTAGGCCTCATGCTAAAGTCTGTAATAATTTCCTACTTTGTAAGATACATGCATTTCAATATGTACCTATTTGTCTACCCCCCACATGCCCCGTGCACCCCCCctgttcaaaaaaaagaaaaaaaaaaaaaagaaactcaaTGGTTCTTTCTTTGCTTTTTATTTCCTGTCAGTCATACGAGAAGAAACCCCGAGAATCTATACTCCGTGCAGAATTTGCTCATGCAATTGATGCTATAAATAAAGATCTGTCAGAGGAAAATCATTTGAGATTCTTACATTGGGATCTTCATAAACATTCTCGGAGGTATCTGTTTTCTTCCATTTATCattttgtttaagattataacatagaatattttaataaaatgaaTATTTTAAAGATATTGTTCtaacctagattttttttttttttttttgcccgttGTTAGAAGCAAAGCTACAAATGTGCTTATGTTGTTGGGGAAAGTGGCAGCTTATGCCTTGAATTTAACAGGCTTCTTTTGCTGTCAAGTGACACCAGCTTTAAGGCTTGAGGGTGCTCTAAAATTGCCCATCCTTTTGTGAGTATTTCATTCTTATATGTTTTCTCTTTTTCCATGATATCTTTCTCATGCACTATGCATGCGCGCGCACGTGTAAATTATTTCTTTTCATTGAAATTATGATCATGACTTTGGTTATTCTAATAATAAGCCCTAAATCACACATCACCCATATTTGAAGAAAAAGCATATCTGAGGACCATAATCTTTCTCTTTAAATCATTTTAAACCCTATTTCTTCCATTTCATCACCAAAATCAGGGTCAAACTTTGTAATTGCAATCATTTTTCGCGGTCCATGTTCATTCTCTAATGCCACATTTGGATCTTGGAATAAGGGCTGGGCTGGAAAAGCAATTCTGTCCTTGGCCCCAATCCTGCATCTGGTTTGTGCATCAAGCAATGGAATTGCTTGTCCTTCGCAATCACCGTTTAGTTACACGAATGAGTTGTGATTACTGTCTTAGATTGGACGAATATTCATCTCCATTCCTATACTATTGATGAAATTTGTGGTATGAATTAGTTAGCACCATCTGTGGCATGGGGATCACAGATATCTTGAGTATGAATTGATTAGTAATAATTATGGTAAAAACTTGAAAGGATATTAAATTTTGATTCCATTCCTTGGTCATTATAAAATACAACTGGCCAAATCAGATATCAGAATTGAATGACTGTTCTTTTCCTGTGGTTTCCTTCATTTCATGCCCAGACAATGGAATACGAATGCCAATTCCAATTCCTTATTTTCCACGCCGATTCCATTTTGATTAACTAATGATAGGACTTGGACACAACTAATAGGCATCTTAAATTCCTATCACATACATTTCTCTGATGGTCCACAAGGTTACTTTCAACTTCAAAGAAGTGCACAAGCCCTTTTCCCAACCAAAGTCAACTTGGACAACAATTCAGCACCAACTTAGAGTCAACTTCAAGTTTAGAGCTGgtcataaaatctttttaaaCATTGTGAACTATTATTTGATTTGTAAAGCCAACATCACATAGATAGGATAAGGCTTGTTAATGAAGGATAAGTTTCAGCCAGCTAACTGATGAAGAGAATTTTTTTCTCCATTTGTGGTACACTCTTAGATGTTCTTCCCTTAAAATTATTTTGGTGTTATATACATAAGACATGCTTGTGTGCTCTTATGGACTTTGACCAATACTTTGAACTTAGTAGTCAACGTGGACATGCATCACTTCAGAAAATTATAAACAGTGCAGGAAATATCTTTTGTACATGTTTAATTGTTTGATCATTTGTTATTTTTTATGGTTAATTCTCATGTTTTACAGGAAGAATGATATTGGTCACAGCTTATGTAATGACcacaacagcagcagcaacaacaaCAAAAACCATAACAGTGATGATGCTGATATCTCGGGAGATGAATCCCAGGAAGTTAACGCTTTGTGGTCTCATATCCCGGGACATGCAACAGCAGAGGATAGAGTTGGAAGTAGTGAAAACTGCTTGGTTAAACGACCTATGCTTCAAAAAGGTGTCCTACGCACAAATTGCATAGACTGCTTGGATCGCACTAATGTTGCACAATATGCCTGTGGTTTAGCTGCTCTCGGGCATCAACTTCATGCCTTGGGCCTTATAGATGTTCCCAAAATTGATCTAGATGCTCCCCTGGCTGATGATTTAATGAGTTTTTATGAGACAATGGGAGACACACTTGCTCTACAATATGGTGGTTCTGCTGCTCACAACAAGGTATAGTTGTAGAATGTTATTTATAGTTTCTTATTCTGCTGCTGCTTCAAAAAACTGTTCATGTCATTGGTTCCAGCTTGGATGGCAGATACATGATAGTCTCAAAGGGAATGTTTCTAACCATACATGCActttttacatacatacatacatacagtttttccttattttcaaatctaactgTATAGGAATATTAAGCTATATTCATTTAAACCTGTTCAGGATTTATTTGGTGAGAAGGTGAGTACATATTCTTTTGGAAATGGGAAGATATCCAGATTCCCCATTTTTTCAGTGTGGGAAGTGATTATGAAAATTATGTAGAACATACATACACTTTtccttattttcaaatctaactgTATAGGAATATTAAGCTATATTCATTAAACCTGTTCAGGATTATTTGGTGAGAAGGTGCGTACATATTCTTTTGGAAATGTGAAGATATCCAGATTCCCCATTTTTTCAGTGTGGGAAGTGATTATGAAAACTATGTAGAAATGAAGCTTTGCAAGTTGATACTTTTCAGATGTTTACTCTGAACAATTTAGATTCTGGGCATACAAAGATATATTGAACAAACCTTATATTTTGTAATCTTCGTATTGCATAGAGAGGGTCATaattttgatttgagtttgaaAGCTTTTGGTTTGGATTTTGGAATCATAGATTGGTTGAGCCAGAGTGCCAGACAATGTTTTTAATGCAAGCAAAGGATCATTTATCTATGCTTCAAATAATCTGTCTAGCATGGTTTTTTTCATCATTTCTATTTTCATCTTTTAATCACTCAAAGATTCGAACTGTTAGCAATCGTACCTCCAATTTTCTTTAAAAAGCTGTATTTTTGTATGTCATATGGTTGATGCTTGCTGGGCTATGTTTTACCTATGGAAGTGAAAATTGTTGCAGAAATGGAGGTTTACTTGAAAAGAAACTACTGATTGTCTGGAAGTTTTTTGTGTGCAAAATATGTATTAGCAAAACGATAAAAACCTGAAAATGAAGCTTCTGTGAAGGTTGCTCCAGATGTCTTTACATTGTGTTACAACTCAGAATAATGCTTTATTATTAAACTGAACAGAACCCTTGAGTCTCTTCTAGCACACTAAATATATGAGCAATCTTGTCTTGGAAGTGGTTGGGACTGGCTGCTCATGTATTGTTTTTATTTTCCACTAGACTGTTTATATATAGATTTTATTCTGTGCTGACCGAttttatatacacacacacacatatacgtaCGTGTCTACATacgtgtatacatatatgtacgtgtatacatgtgtgtgtgtgtgtgtatatatatatagatacacacatgCACGCacccacacacatatatatacacatatatgtacgtacgtacgtgtgtgtgtgtatacacatacgtacatatatgtgtatatatatatgtgtgtgtgtgtgtgtgtaatacatatgtacataagtacatatgtgcatatatatgtgtgtgtgtatatatatatatacatacatacatacatgcatatatgtatgtatgtatgtatgtatgtaatatatatatatatatatatgtaatatatatatatatatataaagagagagagagagagagagagagagatagagatatatagatatatatatatagagatagagatacatacatacatacatacatacatatatatatatatatatatatatatatatatatatatatatatatatgtatgtatgtatgtatgtatgtatgtatgtatatgtatgtatgtatgtatatatgtatatgtatatgtgtatatatgtatatgtgtgtgtgtgtgtgtctatatatatatagacacacacacacatacgtatgtatgtacgtatacgtgtgtgtgtgtacatatatatatatatatatatatatatatatatatatatatatgtacatatatatgtacatatagatacatatatatatgtacatacatacatattagatacatatatatatatatacacatatttacatacatacatacatatatataaatataaatataaatatatatatatatatatatatatatatatatatatatatatatatatatatatgtatgtatatgtatatgtgtgtgtatatatatatatatgtatgtatatgtatatgtatttatatatatatatctatgtgtatatatatatatagacacacacacacacacacacacacatacatacatatatatatatgtatgtacgtacgtatgtatgtatatatgtatgtatacatacatatatatacgtgtgtgtgtgtgtgtatatacatacatatatatgtacgtatagatacatatgtacatatatatacatatatatgtacatatagatagatacatacatacatacatacatacatatatatatatatatatatatacatatatatatatatatatacatacatatatatatacacatacatatatatatatatacatacatatatatatatacacatacatatatatatatatacatacatatatatatatacatatatatatatatatatatacatatatatttgtatacatgtacatatatatttgtatacatgtacatatatgtgtatatatagatatttgtatacatgtacatgtatgtatatatacatgttcatatatgtatatatatatgtacatatatgtgtatatatagatatttgtatatatatatatatatatatatatatatatatatatacatgcatacatacatatatatatatatatatatatatatatacatgcatatacatatatatatacatatatatatacatgcatatacatatatatatacatgcatatacatgtacatatatgtatacatgtatacatgtatacatgtacatgtatacatgtacatgtatacatgtacatatatgtacatatatagatatgtacaaatatatatacatatatatatgtatacatgtacatatatacatgtatacatgtagatatatgtacatatatagatatgtacagatatatgtagatatatatgtacatatatatatagatatatatatgtacatatatctacatatgtttacatatatatatgtacatatatctacatatgtgtacatatatgtacatatgtctatatatatgtacatatatctacatatatatgtacatatatctacatatatatgtacatatatctacatatatatatatatatatatatatgtgcatatatatatatatatatatatatatatatatatatatatatatatatatatatatatatatatgtgcatatatatatatatatatatgtgcatatatatatatatgtgtgtgtgtgtgtgtgtgtgtgtgtgtgcatttatatatgtatatatttgtgcatatatctacatatatgtatatatatgtgcatatatatatgtatacatacatacattcatacatacatacatacatacatatatatatatatatatatatatatatatatatatatatatatatatatatgtacacatatgtacgtgtatatatatatatatatatatatgtacatatgtatgtatatatgtacatatgtatgtatatatgtacatatgtatgtatatatgtacatatgtatgtatacatacatatatagatatgtatgtatacatacatatatatatatatgtatgtatttatacatatatatatgtatgtatatatctatatatatagatacatatatagatatatacatgtatgtgtacatacatatatacatatggacatatatatatgtatgtatgtatatatgtatatatatatatctatatatgtatacatacatacatacatacatatatatatatatatatatatgtatatatatatatatgtatatatatatgtatatgtacatatatgtatatatatatgtatatgtacatatatgtatatatatatgtatatgtacatatatgtatatatatatgtatatgtacatatatgtatatatatatgtatatgtacatatatgtatatatatatctatatatgtgtaCATAGGTATATGtacacatgtatatatgtacatatatgtatgtatacatgtatacatagatctatgtacatacatgtatacgtacatatatgtacatacatgtatacgtacatatatgtacatacatgtatacatacgtatatgtacatacatgtatacatatatgtatacatacatatctgtacatatatctatgtatacatgtatacatatatgtacgtatatctatgtatacatacatatatgtacatatatctatgtatacatacatatatgtacgtatatctatgtatacatgtatacatacatatctgtacatatatctatgtatacatacatatatgtacgtatatctaTGTATAcaaatgtatacatacatatatgtacgtatatctatgtttatatatatgcatatatgtatatgtacatacatatatgtacatatatgtatatatgtatatgtacatatatctatTTAGACATgtatacatagatatatgtacatatatatatatatatgtatatagatggaTACAtacgtatatgtacatatatctatgtatatagatgtatacatacatatatgtacatatatctatgtatatatatctgtatacatacatatatgttcgtatatctatgtatacatatgtatatatgtatatgtatgtatgtatatgtatgtatgtatgtgtgtgtgtgtgtgtattgaaATAGTGATCTTGCTTGTGTgacattaatttatttttgacaGACACTAATGCCAGATGCTGGAACGGGCCATTAGTGCCCTGACAGGATATCATGGTTCCAAGTTGAGCCTCCTTTTGGTTGCAGCAATGCTAAAAATTGTATAGACTTCAGTATAACCtgaaatttcttttaattattgaaGTTTCTCAGAAAAAAAATGTTGCCTTTATTGTTGTGGTATTCTTCGCATGACTCACTAAACTGGCCATATGCCGACAGGCTGAAAAATGTTGTCACAGGTGGTTTGTACCTCCTGTAAGTTCTTGGAAAAAAAATGATGTTGCCTTTATTGATGTGGTATTCTTTGCATTACTCACTAAACTGGCTCTGCCAAAAGGCTGAAAAATGTTGACATACGAGTGCTGTGTATCTCCTATAGGTTCTCATCTTTGTCGTAGGATTGTTGAAGTGGGTCATTGGACCTAATGTTTAGATTAATGAGTGGTCTTTGATGCCCTTCCACATCTCAAAAGGGGTAGAAAGAACTGATTACTGCAGCTGTTGGAAACTAGCTGGTGCTTTAATTTCTTGATGGTTTAAGAACATAATGTAACCATTTCATCTTGGTCCTTAGAGTAGAATAATCCATAAAGGACCTGTTATTGTTGTTTGtgctttttatcattaataaaatcaACCTTGACTATGTTTAGCCTTAGAGATACTGGTTCCTTTGCTTGTGATGCACtttatctcttatttttttgatggGTAAGTTCTTAAAAAAGAAAATGCACACCATTCAATTGCCAATTACTGACTGCATTTGGTAATGCATTGTAGATATTCTCTGAGAGAAGAGGTCAATGGAAGGCAGCAACTCAGTCTCAAGAGTTCTTTAGAACACTTCAAAGATATTACAGCAATGCCTATATGGATGCTGAAAAACAAGATGCAATAAACTTGTAGGTTCATGACAAATCTTTGTGAATTTGCCTTAATCTCATGGCCTTTTATTGCTTCTCTGTGGACTGCAGTATATTTAGTTGATTTGCTATCTGATGATGCAGATTCTTGGGCCACTTCCAACCTCAACAGGGTAAGCCAGCACTGTGGGAGCTGGACTCTGATCAGCATTGCAATTTAGGGAAGCAAGCTCATGCTTTTGCTGAGGAAAATGGAAGGTATTGTTAATAATACAATTCTCATGATTTGGTGCATGATACAAAAATTATCTAGTTCCTTCTGTTAATTTACTATGGAGGAAAAATCTTCCTTCTCAtctttttttgttgttttgttttgttttgcttTCTAATGGTGGCATCGAAAGGTTACAGAGTCATTAGTTAACTCCAGTGACTTTTTTCCTcttctaattttgatttttttggggCGTGTTAGCATCTTTGTAAGTCCTGAAACTCAATTAGATATTTTTGTTGCCTTTCAGGGCATACAACTGACAATTGTCCTGTGGTCAGAATGATGTTAACTCTGCTATAGTGTAAAAATATTCATCTGATGATCTGGGATGCAACAAACATGGGCTTGGAGACTCATGAGGCAGTTTGTTATACAGTCCAAGAAACATCTGAGATAATCCATCATTATCAAgctttttcataacttagttaatTGACAACAGTGTTTTGTTGTCTTGAGTCATGAACTGTAATCAAGTTCATCTGTCAAAGTTCTGTGACACAAACACAACATACCTTTTATCTGCTGCCTAGATGCCTTGTGTCTTCAAATTTTGAACCCTGTACTTAATGATTTTCTACTTTGTTGATCCATTCTCATATTGGATTAGAACTTCTGCACTTCCATTGCATGCCAATTGCTCTCTGCAGCTACAGTTGTTTTTTTTGAAAGTGTGGTGGTTATGCAGTTACagtggttccatatgaaaaaACCAATCTCAGGCTTGTATGTTCTTTTAGCTGATGTTTTGCATAGTGCTTGGGTTTCTTTCATTCATGTTTGTACCTGACCTTTATGTTGCTATTGAATTCATTTTTAAGGTAAAAAATTGTATATAGCTTCTTAGCTAACATTCATATTTTCTTCCGTAGCTCATTTTTCAAACGATCCCTATCAGATGGCAACATTCTGCACGAAAGCAATACATCCCCCAGCTATAATGTAGGTAGGAAAAAGCTCCCTAACTCAGCTTTGTCTGATATAAACCATCGAGCAGGAGTTGCAAAGGATCTATCTGATTCAACAACAGAAATTTCAACCACTGAAAGTGATGTATCATATTCCAGGTCGGCTGCTATATGTTTTGATATTTGTTTCATCGAGAAGCTCTTGCATTTCTCTTAATTTCTGATGTCAGGGTGCATATTTTAACCAAACATGGCAGCAAATAAAACAGATGACATTTTGGGAtcgtttttatttcaaaaaagagaaaataggAACCAGGACAACCTGTACAACTACTGTTATTGACTGTAAACATATTGAATATCGAGCCGATGCATAtccaaagatataatgatttatcCTTCCATTGCTTTCGTTGCTAAAAGAAACTACTAGAATGCCCGAATTTATTACACTAGTTTATTGCCTATGGATAAGGGTggatgttttctttttttctttttctttttctttttttcgcaCCATTATATGATTTCATTTCAACATCATTGAGTGTGTATATTGTTAGTTCATTTATGGTTGGCAGACTAAATACTCTTCCCTATTTGCTGCAGGCACACTCCTACAATGTCTCGTAGACATCTTTTTGCAGATGCTGAGCATGGTTTTTTCTATGAAAATGGGGATTCAAATTTCCTGGACCTTGATTGGTTTTCATCTTCTGGGAATTCATGCGAGGAAATTTATGAAAGGTGATCTTCTGGCTAGATGTAATTTCAAGTTAGATTTATCTGAATTTTGGTACATGTTCTAATTTTTGCTAAAGCTTTTCTTCATTATGTTAATCTACATATCTGTTGCATAGTTGTTGGGTGTCTATCTGagcttctataaattttctttgtgCAATAACATTGATTGTTTGCTGCGCTTTTGTGGTACAGAATGAAGTAGAAGAGCTTCTACAAGCTATTGTAATTTTTGATTGTTGAACTCCtttgttttaatttaaagatATTTTGAACTTTAATTTATGCTGTTTTATGTTCATTTGTAGGATTTTATGCTGGCTTAACCACCATTAAATGTGTATATTTTCTAGAGGTCTTCATTGTTTCATTCATTCCCCCAACTTCCCAGATGTATAGTGTACATATGAGACATTAAATTTCTCTTCATCCAACATATGGATTCTTATGAGCTGTTTGTCCTATTGAACCTTTTTTCTAGTTACTGAAACTTGTGAAATATTTTAACAGTGCTTTTATGTCCTTACAGGTTCACAGTGATGAACTCTCCAACTGAAAATCTTTCCACTGAAAATGTCATCAATGGCATAGCTTCTGAGACAACACTACCTTTAAGTGAGTACGGGTCTGGCGTAAAGGTCGGTGGTCGTATTCCATAGTTCTTCAACTTCGTTGTTCACCTTCTGAACTAGATCAAagcttatattttaaattttgacaTGCACTCCGGGGCTTGTATGACTTAACCCAAtgataaaaaaaagttaaaaaaaaagaagaaaagaaaaaaagaaaaaaaagaaaagaaaagaagaagattaacGATAGAAGTATAGAACTAACTTGAGGTCCTGTTTGGATGGCCACACACTTTATCCTCTGGATGAGGCCTACATGGAGTTTTAAGATGAGAAGGGGCAAGGCATGGATGGAGAGAGAGAACAATGTTAGATTGGAAGCCTCTGGAGATCACAACCCAGTAAAATCAGGATGATATGTTTCTTCCAACAGGTGATCTAGGAAATTCCCCCCTTTTTGGGGTGGGGGGATGTTGGGCTCTGATGAATCACCATACTCTAGGTTCTCCTGTTGTTGCTTCTTTCTCACCACAAAACCAATGTGTTCTTCTTTATCCAATGATAGAAATGCAACCAGCCAAAGTGTCTtcctgtttgtgtgtgtgtgtgctggGGGAGGGGGGCTGGGGATGCCCATGGGGGGGTAAGGATTAAGGAACAAGAGAGAAGCCCCTGTTACAACAGTGCAATCCATGACAACCGGTATCAGCATGGACCATTGAGATACATGTCATGAGGGTGTCTTTTAAGATACCAAAATAAGTCAAATGTTACTATTTATATGCTGCGTTCCATTCATTCAGATAGTTGGAAGCCACTGGGCAGATAATATTCTGAATAGGGTCCAGTGATTTTCTTTTTCCTCCTTGGAAGTTTTGATTACATAAACTATGAGTCAGTCAGACCGGAGTGGccaaaatttaaatagattacAATTTCAATGAATTAATTAATCCACAGCCAATGTGATGAATCTTAAGCATGAAAGCTCATCTGATTCTAGAAACTGCTGTCTTcttaggactcgtttggttcgtgggaagaatttttcttcccaagaagtaaCTTCCTGGGAATTAATTTTTCAAGAAGTTACTTCCTGGGAATAGGATTTTGGTATGTTTGGTTGATCATGAAAACatgacttattataaagtagcttatgtttggatgagcatctatttttttggaaaaactgtgtaaaatacttattatacccttagtagatataaaaccatacatttttacttataaattttatataaatataaatattatatttatataaatatagatataatattaatatatattataatataatattagaccataataatttattgtgttaatataatactaatatattaatattatattaatatattatgaatattttaatataataaatttattaatatagatataaatataatataatattaatataaatattacattaatattaataaaaatattatattaatataagtataaaaatataataatataaatattatatttatataaaatattaggataatattaatataatattatattactattcagtatttcattttaaccatccattgatattttactaaattttagctatggatcttaaaaggatattttaggaaagaaaaaaataataccaCTTCCTATGTCACTGGAAGTGTCAAAACCCACCTCCTCCGTGGGTTTCCACTTCTCATGAAATGTGGGAAGTGACTTCTCATGGAAAGTACTTTTTCCACTTTCTCAactcttaaaactccaaccaaataagaGGCTCTTTCTCCACT
Proteins encoded in this region:
- the LOC105053044 gene encoding phosphoinositide phosphatase SAC2 isoform X2; this translates as MEAEDGAAARIADEPDAGSCCLQKFRLYETRSKFYMIGSDKGKTLWKVLKIDRLEPSELSIREDSTTYSESECRDLLRRIHEGNRSTGGLRFVTNCYGIVGFIKFLGPYYMLLITKRRQIGAICGHTVYAVTKSEMIALPNSTVRPNMANSKNENRYKKLLSAVDLTKDFFFSYSYHIMCSLQKNLCDSETGQILYETMFVWNEFLTRGIRSHLKNTRWTVALVYGFFKQAKLSISGKNFRLTLIARRSRHYAGTRYLKRGVNEKGRVANDVETEQIVFEDTAGGIPTDICSIVQNRGSIPLFWSQETSRLNLKPDIMLHKKDKNYDATRLHFENLVKRYGSPIIILNLIKSYEKKPRESILRAEFAHAIDAINKDLSEENHLRFLHWDLHKHSRRSKATNVLMLLGKVAAYALNLTGFFCCQVTPALRLEGALKLPILFLCNDHNSSSNNNKNHNSDDADISGDESQEVNALWSHIPGHATAEDRVGSSENCLVKRPMLQKGVLRTNCIDCLDRTNVAQYACGLAALGHQLHALGLIDVPKIDLDAPLADDLMSFYETMGDTLALQYGGSAAHNKIFSERRGQWKAATQSQEFFRTLQRYYSNAYMDAEKQDAINLFLGHFQPQQGKPALWELDSDQHCNLGKQAHAFAEENGSSFFKRSLSDGNILHESNTSPSYNVGRKKLPNSALSDINHRAGVAKDLSDSTTEISTTESDVSYSRHTPTMSRRHLFADAEHGFFYENGDSNFLDLDWFSSSGNSCEEIYERFTVMNSPTENLSTENVINGIASETTLPLSEYGSGVKGKQTNEMQIVFEAGQNPDILNEFSESFVQWVIHGEALCY
- the LOC105053044 gene encoding phosphoinositide phosphatase SAC2 isoform X1; translated protein: MEAEDGAAARIADEPDAGSCCLQKFRLYETRSKFYMIGSDKGKTLWKVLKIDRLEPSELSIREDSTTYSESECRDLLRRIHEGNRSTGGLRFVTNCYGIVGFIKFLGPYYMLLITKRRQIGAICGHTVYAVTKSEMIALPNSTVRPNMANSKNENRYKKLLSAVDLTKDFFFSYSYHIMCSLQKNLCDSETGQILYETMFVWNEFLTRGIRSHLKNTRWTVALVYGFFKQAKLSISGKNFRLTLIARRSRHYAGTRYLKRGVNEKGRVANDVETEQIVFEDTAGGIPTDICSIVQNRGSIPLFWSQETSRLNLKPDIMLHKKDKNYDATRLHFENLVKRYGSPIIILNLIKSYEKKPRESILRAEFAHAIDAINKDLSEENHLRFLHWDLHKHSRRSKATNVLMLLGKVAAYALNLTGFFCCQVTPALRLEGALKLPILLKNDIGHSLCNDHNSSSNNNKNHNSDDADISGDESQEVNALWSHIPGHATAEDRVGSSENCLVKRPMLQKGVLRTNCIDCLDRTNVAQYACGLAALGHQLHALGLIDVPKIDLDAPLADDLMSFYETMGDTLALQYGGSAAHNKIFSERRGQWKAATQSQEFFRTLQRYYSNAYMDAEKQDAINLFLGHFQPQQGKPALWELDSDQHCNLGKQAHAFAEENGSSFFKRSLSDGNILHESNTSPSYNVGRKKLPNSALSDINHRAGVAKDLSDSTTEISTTESDVSYSRHTPTMSRRHLFADAEHGFFYENGDSNFLDLDWFSSSGNSCEEIYERFTVMNSPTENLSTENVINGIASETTLPLSEYGSGVKGKQTNEMQIVFEAGQNPDILNEFSESFVQWVIHGEALCY